A single genomic interval of Coccidioides posadasii str. Silveira chromosome 1, complete sequence harbors:
- the MDR3 gene encoding ABC multidrug transporter mdr3 (EggNog:ENOG410PFN7~COG:Q~TransMembrane:13 (i535-556o571-591i612-635o647-666i678-697o783-804i1204-1224o1236-1259i1280-1306o1326-1348i1360-1379o1391-1408i1476-1497o)) codes for MANAPPPFGVSALAADTGANFQDTVSSQTEVNGSEFQAKTYGDETKPSTASSVTAGKISELDDGDNGITKDQEHEIVDLARRVSRLSRRSSVYNHDNVVNPFLDAEADPELNPGDKQFKPRKWLKTILQIQSRDPERFPKRTAGVSFRNMNVYGYGTAADYQADVANTPLKAVGGIKQLLGLGKKVRIDILRNFEGLVKSGEMLVVLGRPGSGCSTFLKTLAGETHGLYLDEGNDIQYQGVSWNQMHKNFRGEVIYQAETETHFPQMTAGDTLYFAARARAPVNRLPGVTRQQYAEHMRDVVMSMLSLSHTMNTKVGNEYIRGVSGGERKRISIAETTLSGSPLQCWDNSTRGLDSSTALEFVKSLRLSTQYSGTTAIVAIYQAGQAIYDIFDKAIVLYEGRQIYFGNAVRAKHYFIEMGFECPDRQTTADFLTSITNPAERRIRPGFQNRVPQTPDEFAERWRNSPERQALLAKIEEYNAEFPLDGAQLEKFQQSRQAEKSKAVRKSSPYTLSFWQQVQLCIWRGFVRLKGDMSMTLTSVIGNIVLSLIISSVFYNQPDNTNSFFGRGSLLFFAILMNGFASSLEILTLWHQRPIVEKHDKYALYHPSAEAISSMIVDLPSKAIVAIVFNLILYFMVNLRRTPGHFFVFFLFSISTTLTMSNIFRTIGAISRTLAQALVPSSIFMLALVIYTGFTIPVRDMRPWFKWISYLNPIQYAFESLMINEFHDRRFPCAMFVPMGPSYTNATGDSIICGATGARPGEDFVDGDTFLNITYGYYASHLWRNLGIIFAFFFFFLVTYIGATELIKAKPSKGEILVFPRGKVPSYLKSKKNSDDPESAETVNEKQKLESTGHGQVGAIVKQTSIFHWQDVCYDIKIKNQPRRILNNIDGWVKPGTLTALMGVSGAGKTTLLDVLADRVTMGVVTGEMLVDGRIRDDSFQRKTGYVQQQDLHLEISTVREALIFSALLRQPATTPRAEKIAYVEEVIKMLGMEEYADAVVGVLGEGLNVEQRKRLTIGVEIAAKPDLLLFFDEPTSGLDSQTAWSICTLMRKLADHGQAILCTIHQPSAMLMQEFDRLLFLAAGGKTVYFGELGKNMSTLIDYFENNGSPKCPPNANPAEWMLEVIGAAPGSYTDKDWSQVWNNSPERAEVRRQLAEMKAELSEKPQAPRSAGYGEFAMPFWQQYLIVQHRMFQQYWRSPEYIYSKLCLCIVPTLFIGFTFYKEPTSLQGLQNQMFAIFMFLILFPNLVQQMMPYFVTQRSLYEVRERPSKAYSWKAFMLSSVLVELPWNTLMAVPAFFCWYYPIGFHRNAIASDAVTERSGTMFLLVWIFLMFSSTFSSMIIAGVELAETGGNLAQLLFSLTLIFCGVLATPQAMPRFWIFMYRLSPFTYYVSAVLSTGVANTNVNCSAREFLRLIPPAGQTCGQYLHDYMLLAGGALLNPESTSACDFCPVKDTNTFLEQVNIRYSERWRNIGILFVYIFVNVIGAIGFYWLLRVPKTGLFKKKAKKD; via the exons ATGGCCAACGCGCCACCGCCCTTCGGCGTCTCTGCGCTGGCAGCGGACACCGGCGCAAACTTTCAGGACACCGTCTCCTCCCAGACAGAAGTCAATGGCTCGGAATTCCAGGCAAAAACATATGGAGACGAGACAAAGCCCAGCACGGCAAGTTCTGTCACCGCGGGGAAGATCTCAGAGCTGGACGACGGCGACAATGGGATAACCAAGGACCAGGAGCACGAGATCGTCGACCTGGCCCGCCGGGTCTCCCGCCTGTCGAGACGGAGCAGCGTCTACAACCACGACAACGTTGTCAATCCCTTCCTGGACGCCGAGGCTGACCCGGAGCTGAATCCCGGCGACAAGCAGTTCAAGCCCCGCAAGTGGCTCAAGACCATTCTGCAGATCCAGTCCAGGGATCCGGAGAGGTTCCCCAAGCGCACCGCCGGTGTGTCCTTTAGGAATATGAACGTCTATGGATATGGAACCGCGGCGGATTACCAGGCCGACGTTGCGAATACTCCTCTCAAGGCCGTCGGCGGTATCAAGCAGCTCTTGGGCCTTGGCAAGAAGGTCCGCATTGACATCCTCCGAAACTTTGAGGGTCTGGTCAAGAGTGGTGAAATGCTCGTGGTGTTGGGGCGCCCCGGCAG TGGCTGCTCCACGTTCCTCAAAACCCTCGCAGGGGAGACCCACGGTTTATATCTAGATGAAGGAAATGACATCCAGTATCAGGGTGTCTCCTGGAACCAAATGCACAAAAACTTCCGGGGTGAGGTGATATACCAGGCTGAAACTGAGACCCATTTCCCCCAGATGACCGCAGGTGACACATTGTATTTCGCTGCGCGGGCCCGTGCACCCGTCAACCGCTTGCCGGGAGTTACACGGCAGCAGTACGCAGAGCACATGCGGGATGTTGTGATGTCCATGCTCAGTCTGTCCCACACGATGAACACCAAGGTCGGAAACGAGTATATTCGAGGTGTCTCGGGTGGTGAGAGAAAGCGTATCAGTATCGCAGAGACAACGCTGAGCGGGAGTCCCCTGCAGTGCTGGGACAACAGTACCCGTGGTCTCGACAGCTCCACCGCGCTCGAATTCGTCAAGTCGCTGCGTCTATCAACACAGTATTCCGGTACCACCGCCATCGTGGCCATTTACCAGGCCGGTCAGGCTATCTATGAT ATATTCGATAAAGCTATTGTTCTCTATGAAGGTCGCCAGATCTACTTTGGCAATGCTGTCCGTGCCAAACATTACTTCATCGAGATGGGCTTCGAATGTCCAGATCGCCAGACCACCGCCGACTTCCTTACATCAATCACCAATCCCGCAGAGCGCCGCATTCGCCCTGGTTTTCAGAACAGAGTCCCTCAGACGCCGGATGAGTTCGCTGAGCGCTGGAGGAACAGCCCCGAACGTCAGGCACTGTTGGCCAAGATTGAGGAATACAATGCTGAATTTCCCCTCGATGGCGCACAGTTGGAGAAGTTTCAACAGTCCAGGCAGGCAGAGAAGTCCAAGGCCGTTCGCAAATCGTCACCGTATACGTTGTCGTTCTGGCAACAGGTCCAGCTCTGTATCTGGAGAGGATTCGTTCGTCTCAAGGGCGACATGTCCATGACGCTGACCAGTGTCATCGGAAACATCGTCCTGTCTCTGATCATTTCAAGCGTATTTTACAACCAGCCAGATAACACCAATTCGTTCTTCGGTCGCGGttctctgcttttcttcgCCATTCTCATGAACGGCTTTGCGAGCTCGTTGGAGATCTTGACCCTCTGGCATCAGCGCCCCATCGTCGAGAAGCACGACAAGTACGCCCTCTACCATCCATCAGCCGAAGCTATCAGTTCGATGATCGTGGATCTTCCTTCCAAGGCAATTGTGGCAATCGTGTTCAACCTAATCCTGTACTTTATGGTCAACCTGCGCAGGACGCCTGGTCACTTCTTTGTCTTCTTCCTGTTCTCCATCTCAACAACGCTGACCATGTCCAACATCTTCCGCACCATCGGAGCCATTTCTAGAACTCTTGCACAGGCCTTGGTTCCATCTTCGATTTTCATGCTGGCGTTGGTCATCTATACCGGCTTTACGATCCCCGTTCGAGATATGCGTCCGTGGTTCAAGTGGATTAGCTATCTCAACCCAATCCAGTATGCATTCGAATCGCTGATGATCAACGAGTTTCACGATCGCCGATTTCCCTGCGCGATGTTCGTACCCATGGGCCCTTCATACACGAATGCTACGGGAGATTCGATCATCTGTGGTGCTACGGGTGCCCGGCCGGGCGAGGATTTTGTCGACGGCGATACGTTCTTGAACATCACTTATGGTTACTATGCATCTCATCTCTGGAGAAATCTGGGTATCATCTTTgcattcttctttttcttcttggtTACTTACATCGGTGCGACCGAGCTCATCAAGGCCAAACCGTCGAAGGGAGAGATTCTCGTGTTCCCAAGAGGCAAGGTGCCATCGTATCTGAAGAGTAAGAAGAATTCCGATGACCCTGAATCCGCTGAAACCGTGAACGAGAAGCAGAAACTCGAGTCTACCGGACATGGCCAGGTCGGTGCGATCGTGAAGCAGACATCCATTTTCCACTGGCAGGACGTCTGTTATGATATCAAGATTAAAAATCAGCCGCGCAGGATTCTGAACAACATTGATGGATGGGTCAAGCCTGGCACTCTGACTGCTCTCATGGGCGTCTCGGGTGCGGGGAAGACGACGCTGCTTGACGTCTTGGCGGATCGTGTCACCATGGGCGTAGTCACTGGCGAGATGCTAGTCGATGGGCGCATCCGCGACGACTCGTTCCAGCGGAAAACAGGCTACGTCCAGCAGCAGGATCTTCATCTGGAGATCAGCACTGTTCGTGAGGCCTTGATTTTCTCTGCTCTGCTTCGACAGCCCGCGACCACTCCTCGTGCGGAAAAGATTGCCTACGTTGAAGAAGTCATCAAGATGCTCGGTATGGAAGAATACGCTGATGCTGTTGTCGGCGTGTTGGGCGAAGGGTTGAACGTTGAACAACGCAAACGTTTGACTATTGGTGTCGAGATCGCTGCGAAACCGGATCTGCTCTTGTTCTTTGACGAGCCCACCTCCGGCCTCGACAGTCAAACGGCTTGGTCTATCTGTACATTGATGCGCAAGCTCGCGGACCACGGACAAGCTATCCTGTGCACTATCCACCAGCCGTCAGCGATGCTGATGCAGGAATTCGATCGATTGCTCTTCCTGGCTGCTGGCGGCAAAACCGTCTACTTCGGCGAGCTCGGCAAGAACATGAGCACTCTGATCGATTATTTCGAAAACAACGGATCTCCCAAGTGTCCTCCTAATGCCAATCCGGCTGAATGGATGTTGGAGGTCATTGGTGCTGCACCTGGATCTTACACCGATAAGGACTGGTCTCAAGTTTGGAATAACAGCCCTGAGCGCGCCGAGGTTCGTCGCCAGTTGGCGGAGATGAAAGCAGAATTGTCCGAGAAACCTCAGGCTCCTCGCTCGGCTGGATATGGTGAATTTGCAATGCCGTTTTGGCAGCAGTATCTCATTGTTCAGCATCGGATGTTCCAGCAGTACTGGCGCAGTCCGGAGTATATCTACTCGAAGCTTTGTCTGTGCATTGTCCCG ACGCTCTTTATCGGCTTTACTTTTTACAAGGAACCCACCAGTCTCCAGGGCTTGCAGAATCAAATGTTCGCCATCTTCATGTTCTTGATTCTCTTCCCCAACCTTGTCCAGCAAATGATGCCGTACTTTGTCACCCAACGATCTCTGTATGAAGTGCGCGAACGACCGTCAAAGGCATATTCATGGAAAGCTTTTATGCTTTCGAGTGTCTTGGTTGAACTTCCCTGGAATACTTTGATGGCTGTTCCTGCATTTTTCTGTTGGTACTATCCGATCGGCTTCCACCGCAATGCCATTGCGTCGGATGCAGTAACCGAGCGTAGTGGGACTATGTTCCTGCTCGTATGGATCTTCCTCATGTTCAGCTCTACATTTAGCTCTATGATCATCGCGGGTGTTGAGCTTGCAGAGACCGGTGGAAACCTGGCCCAACTGCTCTTCTCTCTAACCTTGATCTTCTGCGG TGTCCTGGCGACTCCACAAGCAATGCCCCGGTTCTGGATCTTCATGTACCGCCTTTCGCCCTTCACGTACTACGTCTCGGCCGTGCTATCCACCGGTGTCGCGAACACGAATGTCAACTGCTCTGCGCGCGAATTTCTTCGACTCATCCCACCCGCTGGCCAGACGTGTGGCCAGTATCTCCATGACTACATGCTGCTAGCGGGTGGTGCCCTTCTGAATCCGGAGTCTACCTCTGCATGCGATTTCTGTCCCGTGAAAGACACAAACACATTCCTAGAACAggtcaatatcagatattcTGAGCGGTGGAGGAATATTGGCATTTTGTTCGTGTACATCTTCGTCAACGTGATCGGGGCCATCGGCTTTTACTGGCTGCTGCGAGTACCAAAGACAGGATTGTTCAAGAAGAAGGCGAAGAAAGACTAA